Proteins encoded in a region of the Procambarus clarkii isolate CNS0578487 chromosome 28, FALCON_Pclarkii_2.0, whole genome shotgun sequence genome:
- the LOC138369479 gene encoding dentin sialophosphoprotein-like, which yields MWEQSNGHPTTLTSMRSRLDCSTVATVECTKSTWSATVLMTVQFGVNKDFRSQQGRTPGVNKDSRSQQGLQESTRKDSRGQQGRTPGVTKEGLQESTRTPGVNKEGLQGSPRKDSRSQQGRTPGVTKEGLQESTRTPGVNKDSRSHQGRTPGVTKEGLQESPRKDSRSHQGRTPGVNKEGLQESPRKDSRSHQGRTPGVNKEGLQESPRKDSRSHQGRTPGVTKEGLQESTRKDSRSHQGRTPGVARSVVEFKLDCQSYIGAKDFLVDHLQFIDVTVKVYVKLMKTTEVTCVYRCSEYSFLSASSSSAAGDLIAEHDPESKVDSAEQHATSSQANRDSDGDITNASSDGDLTNAGSDGDLTNAGSDGDLTNAGSDGDLSNASSDGDLTNASSDGDLTNASSDGDLTNASSDGDLTNAGSDGDLTNASSDGDLTNASSDGDLTNAGSDGDLTNAGSDGDLTNASSDGDLTNAGSDGDLTNASSDGDLTNAGSDGDLTNAGSDGDLTNTASDGDLTNTGSDGDLNITASDGDLTNTASDGDLTNASSDGDLTNAAVMAI from the exons ATGTGGGAGCAGAGTAATGGTCATCCAACCACACTAACGAGTATGAGGTCGAGGCTTGACTGCTCCACAGTTGCGACTGTGGAGTGCACTAAGTCCACGTGGAGTGCGACGGTGCTAATGACAGTCCAGTTCG GAGTCAACAAGGACTTCAGGAGTCAACAAGGAAGGACTCCAGGAGTCAACAAGGACTCCAGGAGTCAACAAGGACTCCAGGAGTCAACAAGGAAGGACTCCAGGGGTCAACAAGGAAGGACTCCAGGAGTCACCAAGGAAGGACTCCAGGAGTCAACAAGGACTCCAGGAGTCAATAAGGAAGGACTCCAGGGGTCACCAAGGAAGGACTCCAGGAGTCAACAAGGAAGGACTCCAGGAGTCACCAAGGAAGGACTCCAGGAGTCAACAAGGACTCCAGGAGTCAACAAGGACTCCAGGAGTCACCAAGGAAGGACTCCAGGAGTCACCAAGGAAGGACTCCAGGAGTCACCAAGGAAGGACTCCAGGAGTCACCAAGGAAGGACTCCAGGAGTCAACAAGGAAGGACTCCAGGAGTCACCAAGGAAGGACTCCAGGAGTCACCAAGGAAGGACTCCAGGAGTCAACAAGGAAGGACTCCAGGAGTCACCAAGGAAGGACTCCAGGAGTCACCAAGGAAGGACTCCAGGAGTCACCAAGGAAGGACTCCAGGAGTCAACAAGGAAGGACTCCAGGAGTCACCAAGGAAGGACTCCAGGGGTAGCCAGGAGTGTG GTGGAATTCAAACTCGATTGCCAAAGCTACATTGGGGCTAAGGATTTTTTAGTTGACCATTTACAGTTCATTGATGTCACTGTAAAAGTATATGTAAAGTTAATGAAGACAACTGAAGTGACTTGTGTTTATCGA TGCTCAGAATACAGTTTcctctccgcctcctcctcttcaGCAGCTGGCGACCTGATCGCGGAACATGACCCAGAGAGCAAAGTGGACTCAGCAGAGCAACACGCTACTTCGTCACAAG CCAACCGTGACAGTGATGGCGATATAACCAACGCTAGCAGTGATGGCGATCTAACCAACGCTGGCAGTGATGGCGATCTAACCAACGCTGGCAGTGATGGCGACCTAACCAACGCTGGAAGTGATGGCGATCTAAGCAACGCTAGCAGTGATGGCGATCTAACTAACGCTAGCAGTGATGGCGATCTAACTAACGCTAGCAGTGATGGCGACCTAACCAACGCTAGCAGTGATGGCGATCTAACCAACGCTGGCAGTGATGGCGATCTAACCAACGCTAGCAGTGATGGCGATCTAACCAACGCTAGCAGTGATGGCGATCTAACCAACGCTGGCAGTGATGGCGATCTAACCAACGCTGGCAGTGATGGCGATCTAACAAACGCTAGCAGTGATGGCGATCTAACCAACGCTGGCAGTGATGGCGATCTAACAAACGCTAGCAGTGATGGCGATCTAACCAACGCTGGCAGTGATGGCGATCTAACCAACGCTGGCAGTGATGGCGATCTAACCAACACTGCCAGTGATGGCGATCTAACCAACACTGGCAGTGATGGCGATCTAAACATCACTGCCAGTGATGGCGATCTAACCAACACTGCCAGTGATGGCGATCTAACCAACGCTAGCAGTGATGGCGACCTAACCAACGCAGCAGTGATGGCGATCTAA
- the LOC138369477 gene encoding uncharacterized protein PF3D7_1120600-like, giving the protein MDCGTEGKRSEEEGGAREEVSRVTEKKIKQNVYTVKNVYTVKNVYPVKNVYPVKNVYTVKNVYTVKNVYPVKNVYTVKNVYTVKNVYTVKNVYPVKNVYTVKNVYTVKNVYTVKNVYTVKNVYTVKNVYLVKNVYTVKNVYLVKNVYTVKNVYLVKNVYLVKNVYLVKNVYTVKNVYPVKNVYLVKNIYPVKNVYLVKNIYLVKNIYPVKNVYLVKNIYLVKNIYPVKNVYLVKNIYLVKNVYPVKNVYLVKNIYLVKNIYPVKNVYPVKNVYLVKNIYLVKNIYPVKNVYLVKNIYPVKIVYTCNLLTCLGEDIRAAKDRCTLSKSPTSTLKDSVSGQQYSTLGSTCTLQSTTSALTGYG; this is encoded by the exons ATGGATTGTGGGACGGAAGGAAAAAGGTCGGAAGAAGAAGGTGGGGCCAGAGAGGAAGTGAGTAGAGTAACGGAGAAGAAAATCAAACAA AATGTCTACACGGTGAAGAATGTCTACACGGTGAAGAATGTTTACCCGGTGAAGAATGTCTACCCGGTGAAGAATGTCTACACGGTGAAGAATGTCTACACGGTGAAGAATGTCTACCCGGTGAAGAATGTCTACACGGTGAAGAATGTCTACACGGTGAAGAATGTCTACACGGTGAAGAATGTCTACCCGGTGAAGAATGTCTACACGGTGAAGAATGTCTACACGGTGAAGAATGTCTACACGGTGAAGAATGTCTACACGGTGAAGAATGTCTACACGGTGAAGAATGTTTACCTGGTGAAGAATGTCTACACGGTGAAGAATGTTTACCTGGTGAAGAATGTCTACACGGTGAAGAATGTCTACCTGGTGAAGAATGTTTACCTGGTGAAGAATGTCTACCTGGTGAAGAATGTCTACACGGTGAAGAATGTCTACCCGGTGAAGAATGTCTACCTGGTGAAGAATATCTACCCGGTGAAGAATGTCTACCTGGTGAAGAATATCTACCTGGTGAAGAATATCTACCCGGTGAAGAATGTCTACCTGGTGAAGAATATCTACCTGGTGAAGAATATCTACCCGGTGAAGAATGTCTACCTGGTGAAGAATATCTACCTGGTGAAGAATGTCTACCCGGTGAAGAATGTCTACCTGGTGAAGAATATCTACCTGGTGAAGAATATCTACCCGGTGAAGAATGTCTACCCGGTGAAGAATGTCTACCTGGTGAAGAATATCTACCTGGTGAAGAATATCTACCCGGTGAAGAATGTCTACCTGGTGAAGAATATCTACCCGGTGAAGATTGTCTACACATG TAACTTACTTACTTGTTTAGGTGAAGACATTCGGGCAGCAAAAGATCGCTGCACGCTCTCCAAGTCACCAACTTCAACATTGAAAGACAGTGTGAGTgggcaacaatattccactctaggGAGCACTTGCACCTTACAAAGCACCACCTCTGCCCTGACAGGTTACGGGTga
- the LOC138369478 gene encoding uncharacterized protein, whose protein sequence is MADGDLTNNASDGDLTNAGSDGDLTNAGSDGDLTNTASDGDLTNTGSDGDLTNTGSDGDLNNTTSDGDLTNTASDGDLTNTSSDGDLTNTCSDGDLTNAGSDGDLTNTASDGDLSNTASGGDLTNAGSDGDLTDAGSDGDLTNAGCDGDLTNASSDGDLTNAGSDGDLTNLGSESYFHCS, encoded by the exons ATGGC TGATGGCGATCTAACCAACAATGCCAGTGATGGCGATCTAACCAACGCTGGCAGTGATGGCGATCTAACCAACGCTGGCAGTGATGGCGATCTAACCAACACTGCCAGTGATGGCGATCTAACCAACACTGGCAGTGATGGTGATCTAACCAACACTGGCAGTGATGGCGATCTAAACAACACTACCAGTGATGGCGATCTAACCAACACTGCCAGTGATGGCGATCTAACCAACACTAGCAGTGATGGCGATCTAACCAACACTTGCAGTGATGGCGATCTAACCAACGCTGGCAGTGATGGCGATCTAACCAACACTGCCAGTGATGGCGATCTATCCAACACTGCCAGTGGTGGCGATCTAACCAACGCTGGCAGTGATGGCGACCTAACCGACGCTGGTAGTGATGGCGATCTAACCAACGCTGGCTGTGATGGCGATCTAACCAACGCTAGCAGTGATGGCGATCTAACCAACGCTGGCAGTGATGGCGATCTAACCAACCTTGGCAGTGAAAGCTATTTCCACTGTTCCTAG
- the LOC123755147 gene encoding uncharacterized protein produces MSSHLRSRRHTSGAVDTPPEPSTHLRSRRHTSGAVDTPQEPSTHLRSRRHTSGAVDTPPEPSTHLRSRRHTSGAVDTPQEPSTHLRSRRHTSGAVDTPREPSTHLGSRRHTSGAVDTPQEPSTHLRSRRHTSGAVDTPREPSTHLGSRRHTSGAVDTPREPSTHLGSRRHTSGAVDTPREPSTRLGSRRHTSGAVDTPREPSTHLGSRRHTSGAVDTPREPSTHLGSRRHTSALDY; encoded by the coding sequence ATGAGTTCACACCTCCGGAGCCGTCGACACACCTCAGGAGCCGTCGACACACCTCCGGAGCCGTCGACACACCTCAGGAGCCGTCGACACACCTCAGGAGCCGTCGACACACCTCAGGAGCCGTCGACACACCTCAGGAGCCGTCGACACACCTCGGGAGCCGTCGACACACCTCCGGAGCCGTCGACACACCTCAGGAGCCGTCGACACACCTCCGGAGCCGTCGACACACCTCAGGAGCCGTCGACACACCTCAGGAGCCGTCGACACACCTCAGGAGCCGTCGACACACCTCGGGAGCCGTCGACACACCTCGGGAGCCGTCGACACACCTCGGGAGCCGTCGACACACCTCAGGAGCCGTCGACACACCTCCGGAGCCGTCGACACACCTCGGGAGCCGTCGACACACCTCGGGAGCCGTCGACACACCTCGGGAGCCGTCGACACACCTCGGGAGCCGTCGACACACCTCGGGAGCCGTCGACACACCTCGGGAGCCGTCGACACACCTCGGGAGCCGTCGACACACCTCGGGAGCCGTCGACACGCCTCGGGAGCCGTCGACACACCTCGGGAGCCGTCGACACGCCTCGGGAGCCGTCGACACACCTCGGGAGCCGTCGACACACCTCGGGAGCCGTCGACACACCTCGGGAGCCGTCGACACACCTCGGGAGCCGTCGACACACCTCGGCTCTTGATTACTGA